A region from the Spea bombifrons isolate aSpeBom1 chromosome 7, aSpeBom1.2.pri, whole genome shotgun sequence genome encodes:
- the SYNGR3 gene encoding synaptogyrin-3 yields the protein MEGSSFGAGPAGGSFEPVDFLKQPQTILRILSWVFSIVVFGSIVNEGYVNIDSPELHCAYNRNEDACNYAISIGLIAFFACVFFLVLDIYFPQISSVKDRKRAVLLDMGFSGFWAFMWFVCFCYLANQWQRTPKLPEVDQAADAARAAIAFSFFSIITWVLLTLKAVQRYRLGTDMSLFATDPLASAPNAGYPGYPTGSGIESTDTYQSPPFTENSDINPRGYQVPSY from the exons ATGGAAGGATCTTCATTTGGTGCAGGTCCTGCAGGAGGGAGCTTTGAACCTGTGGATTTCCTCAAACAGCCACAGACCATCCTGAGGATACTGTCCTGG gttTTCTCTATCGTGGTTTTCGGCTCCATAGTGAACGAAGGTTATGTTAACATTGACAGCCCCGAGCTGCACTGTGCCTATAACAGAAACGAGGACGCCTGTAATTACGCCATCTCCATCGGACTCATCGCGTTCTTCGCCTGCGTCTTCTTCCTGGTGCTGGATATTTACTTCCCGCAGATCAGCAGCGTGAAAGATCGGAAGAGAGCAGTGCTGCTGGACATGGGGTTCTCAG GGTTTTGGGCCTTCATGTGGTTCGTTTGCTTTTGCTACCTGGCCAACCAGTGGCAAAGGACCCCGAAGCTGCCAGAAGTGGACCAGGCCGCTGATGCCGCAAGAGCAGCCATAGCGTTCTCCTTCTTCTCCATTATCACCTGG GTTTTGCTCACTCTGAAAGCCGTCCAGAGGTACCGGCTAGGAACGGACATGTCCTTGTTTGCCACGGATCCACTCGCTTCTGCGCCCAATGCCGGATACCCGGGTTACCCCACGGGCAGCGGGATAGAAAGTACGGATACTTACCAGAGCCCTCCATTCACCGAAAATTCAGACATCAACCCCAGGGGCTACCAAGTGCCATCTTACTGA
- the ZNF598 gene encoding E3 ubiquitin-protein ligase ZNF598, producing the protein MASKTGKSLDLEGNCVLCCQELEIYAIGKCDHPVCYRCSTKMRVLCEQKYCAVCREELDKVIFVKKVVPFLSINTQQMQYEKNHDIYFSDGKMFSQYRKLLQHECTLCPEVRPFHAFPDLEQHMRKHHELFSCKLCLKHLKNFTYERKWYNRKDLARHRIHGDPEDTSHRGHPLCKFCDERYLDNDELLKHLRRDHYFCHFCDSDGAQEYYSEYNFLREHFRDSHFLCEEGRCSTEQFTHAFRTEIDYKAHKTSCHSKSRAEARQNRQIDLQFNYAPRHNRRNEGIVGGEDYEEVDRFNRSGRLMRGGGARGGQQNRRGSWRYKREEEDREVAAAVRASVAARRQEEMGRKQPSENPENAKSRKEETREPEEGRKTKVFAKPAPEVTGPDSLMKTTTLGAKETRSNGPLNEEDFPAFGSAPAAPSLSAAKPAQVKLKEEDFPSLSAVSSPASSSSSSVPAFSAGITYTARNTNRFQEEDFPALVSNIKPNRPMSSVTSAWAASTSKSKPKPATPSMASSKVGKGAPLLGNSKGTTKKSPKPSSFSEEEEDGNGITQQEFRNTPTMFDISKLLTAPAPQSSGKVNKKKRVGSEKQGSSSSSQPSVDRPANSSLKENARERERNPTPPASSILGDKSNTVANGPTEKVPEKSSVSSEPPGFKMPVNSAPQYPLPEEDFPALVNNNVLRMPPPGFSPVVTVAPLAPPPGLSTSVGKPPPGFSNIHAVSHPAEPPIKPVKEQTFCSRPYLVPENFQQRNIHLINSIKDFLHSDESKFNEFKSHSGKFRQGLITASEYYKSCRQLLGENFNVIFNELLVLLPDTSKQQELLSAHRDYRQEDKPISNKSKKNKKGAWKTDSNASDQDYSTCPSCGQVLAPRDVTYHKTLHIEDNDFPSLQAISRIIS; encoded by the exons ATGGCCTCCAAGACGGGTAAATCCCTCGACTTGGAAGGAAACTGCGTTCTTTGCTGCCAAGAGCTGGAGATCTATGCTATCGGGAAGTGTGACCATCCCGTCTGCTATCGCTGCTCCACTAAGATGAGGGTCCTGTGTGAGCAGAAATACTGCGCTGTGTGCCGGGAGGAATTGGACAAG GTGATCTTTGTCAAGAAAGTTGTTCCCTTTTTAAGCATCAACACTCAGCAAATGCAGTACGAGAAGAACCATGACATCTATTTCAGCGATGGGAAAATGTTCTCCCAGTACAG gAAGCTGCTGCAACATGAATGCACCTTGTGTCCAGAGGTGAGACCTTTTCACGCCTTTCCTGACCTGGAGCAGCACATGAGGAAGCATCACGAGCTCTTCAGCTGCAAGCTCTGCCTGAAACACCTTAAG AATTTCACTTACGAGCGTAAATGGTATAACCGCAAAGACCTTGCCCGTCACCGCATTCACGGGGACCCCGAGGACACGTCTCACCGCGGGCACCCGCTGTGCAAGTTCTGCGATGAACGCTACCTCGACAATGACGAGTTACTCAAACATCTGCGACGGGACCACTATTTCTGCCACTTCTGTGACTCTGATGGTGCCCAAGAGTATTACAG CGAGTACAACTTCCTGCGGGAGCATTTTCGCGATAGCCACTTCTTATGCGAGGAGGGACGGTGCAGCACCGAGCAGTTCACCCATGCTTTCCGCACCGAAATAGATTACAAAGCGCACAAGACCTCCTGCCATAGCAAGAGCAGAGCCGAGGCCCGGCAGAACCGGCAAATCGACCTCCAGTTCAACTACGCGCCACGCCATAATCGCAGAAATGAAG GCATAGTTGGCGGAGAGGACTATGAAGAGGTTGATCGCTTTAACAGATCGGGAAGGTTAATGAGAGGAGGAGGCGCTCGCGGAGGGCAGCAGAACAGGAGAGGGAGCTGGAGATATAAAAG GGAGGAAGAGGACAGAGAAGTCGCCGCTGCTGTTCGGGCGTCTGTAGCTGCTCGCCGTCAAGAGGAAATGGGGAGAAAACAACCTTCAGAAAACCCAGAGAACGCGAAGTCCCGGAAGGAGGAGACGCGAGAACCCGAGGAGGGCCGCAAGACCAAGGTCTTTGCAAAACCTGCACCTGAGGTTACAG GGCCAGATTCCCTTATGAAAACTACGACTCTAGGGGCTAAAGAGACCAGGTCTAACGGACCTTTGAATGAAGAGGATTTTCCTGCTTTTGGTTCTGCTCCGGCTGCGCCATCACTGAG TGCGGCAAAGCCAGCCCAAGTAAAGCTGAAGGAAGAGgacttcccaagcctctcagcTGTTTCTTCGCCCGCTTCTTCCAGTTCTTCCTCTGTGCCAGCATTCTCTGCAGGGATCACATATACTGCGAGGAACACAAACAGGTTCCAGGAGGAAGACTTTCCGGCCTTGGTGTCTAATATAAAGCCAAACAGGCCCATGTCTTCCGTGACTTCTGCATGGGCTGCCAGCACTTCAAAAAGCAAGCCTAAACCTGCGACTCCTAGTATGGCTTCAAGTAAAGTTGGGAAGGGTGCTCCTCTACTTGGCAACAGTAAAGGAACAACAAAAAAGAGTCCCAAGCCCTCCTCTTTTTCCGAGGAAGAGGAAGACGGTAATGGGATAACCCAACAGGAATTCCGTAACACACCGACCATGTTTGACATCTCCAAGCTGCTGACGGCACCAGCGCCTCAGAGCTCTGGAAAGGTGAACAAGAAGAAACGAGTTGGGTCTGAGAAACAGGGTTCCTCTTCCAGCAGCCAGCCGTCGGTCGACAGACCTGCCAATTCTTCTCTCAAGGAAAACGCTAGAGAGAGAGAACGGAATCCAACACCGCCTGCCAGTTCGATCCTCGGTGACAAATCCAACACGGTGGCAAATGGGCCAACAGAAAAGGTGCCGGAGAAGAGTAGCGTCTCAAGCGAACCACCAGGCTTTAAAATGCCTGTTAATTCTGCGCCGCAATACCCTTTGCCCGAGGAAGACTTTCCTGCTTTAGTGAACAATAATGTACTCCGAATGCCACCGCCAG GGTTCTCTCCGGTTGTGACGGTAGCTCCTCTAGCGCCTCCACCAGGGCTATCGACATCCGTTGGGAAACCTCCTCCCGGTTTCAGCAACATCCACGCTGTCTCTCATCCAGCGGAGCCACCGATCAAGCCTGTGAAAGA GCAGACTTTTTGCTCCAGACCGTACCTCGTGCCTGAGAATTTCCAGCAGCGGAACATCCACCTGATCAATTCCATCAAAGACTTCCTGCACAGCGACGAGTCCAAGTTCAACGAATTTAAATCCCACTCTGGCAAATTCCGACAG GGGCTGATAACGGCTTCCGAGTATTACAAAAGCTGCCGACAGCTACTCGGGGAGAACTTCAACGTGATCTTCAACGAGCTGTTGGTCCTCTTGCCCGACACCTCCAAGCAGCAGGAACTGCTCTCCGCTCACAGGGACTACAGACAGGAAGACAAACCCATCTCCAACAAATCcaaaaagaacaagaaaggGGCCTGGAAAACGGACTCGAACGCTTCTGATCAGGACTACTCGACGTGCCCCAGTTGTGGCCAGGTGCTGGCTCCCAGGGACGTCACCTACCATAAGACTTTGCACATAGAGGACAATGACTTCCCGTCGCTCCAGGCCATCAGCAGGATCATCAGTTAA